The Thalassotalea sp. HSM 43 genome window below encodes:
- a CDS encoding magnesium transporter: MNDTSNATSRIKGVVSFLIKAVVIIGVVGILSKALASLGAIHGKELPEEYFSAGYPTILKLLDSELFMGLIFLITLSVFAYVAYLLWQLHEIALHKAKHDSSPQIQLVFALSLCGLFIDKTWWVLALIIVFTSWEHIMTRISDIIGKGVASAQVNEDKEKQ; the protein is encoded by the coding sequence ATGAATGATACAAGTAATGCAACATCTCGAATAAAAGGCGTTGTGTCATTTTTAATTAAAGCTGTGGTTATTATTGGCGTTGTTGGCATATTGTCTAAAGCACTTGCCTCACTTGGTGCAATTCATGGCAAAGAACTACCAGAAGAGTATTTCTCAGCTGGCTACCCAACCATTTTAAAATTGCTCGATTCTGAGCTGTTTATGGGGCTTATTTTTCTTATTACATTGTCTGTTTTCGCCTATGTTGCGTATTTGTTGTGGCAGCTGCATGAAATTGCTCTTCATAAAGCAAAGCATGACTCGTCGCCACAAATACAACTCGTCTTTGCATTGTCTTTATGTGGCTTATTTATTGATAAAACATGGTGGGTTCTGGCGTTGATTATCGTGTTCACCAGTTGGGAACATATCATGACGCGTATCAGTGATATTATCGGCAAAGGCGTAGCCAGCGCTCAAGTAAATGAAGATAAGGAGAAGCAATAA
- a CDS encoding lyase yields MMKMNMCIGLICSFLLCSAAAQDAPYETYQLDIKEWQVPWKQTRPRDPAVDSKGIVWFCGQAGNYLASLDPATGEFKQYSLPDGTYPHNLIIDADDMIWYAGNRNNHIGQLNPKDGTIKRIDMPVEQPIDPHTLVFDEQQNIWFTAQWGNKVGYFDRKTGKVDLVDMEIERSRPYGIKVNKANTPWVVLFGTNKLASIDPVSMALTTVDLPDQAERPRRLEIASNGDVYYLDYTLGYLGQYSPVTKKTQRYMVKQGSDAKLYGSAMDDKNRVFIAVTGVQPNIISVFDTNSKGFIASKEVPSGAGTIRYMYYHQPSDTVWFGTDNDTVGQVKLSTIKQP; encoded by the coding sequence ATGATGAAAATGAACATGTGTATTGGCTTAATCTGTTCTTTTCTGCTGTGCTCCGCTGCAGCACAAGATGCACCGTATGAGACCTATCAACTTGATATCAAAGAGTGGCAAGTGCCATGGAAACAAACCAGACCGAGAGATCCGGCCGTAGACTCCAAAGGTATCGTTTGGTTTTGTGGCCAAGCTGGTAATTATCTGGCCAGTTTAGATCCCGCCACTGGCGAGTTTAAACAGTATTCCTTACCTGACGGAACCTACCCACATAATCTCATTATCGATGCCGATGACATGATTTGGTATGCCGGTAATCGCAACAATCATATTGGTCAGCTCAATCCAAAAGATGGCACTATCAAACGCATAGACATGCCCGTAGAGCAGCCTATTGATCCACACACCTTGGTCTTCGATGAGCAACAAAATATCTGGTTTACCGCGCAATGGGGCAACAAAGTCGGTTATTTTGACCGTAAAACCGGCAAGGTAGATTTAGTCGATATGGAGATTGAGCGGTCACGTCCATATGGCATCAAGGTGAATAAGGCCAATACGCCTTGGGTGGTATTGTTTGGTACCAACAAATTGGCCAGTATTGACCCGGTGAGTATGGCGTTGACCACTGTTGATTTACCTGATCAAGCAGAGCGTCCCCGACGCTTAGAAATCGCCAGTAACGGCGATGTTTATTACCTTGATTACACCCTAGGTTATTTAGGCCAATATAGCCCGGTAACGAAAAAAACTCAGCGTTATATGGTCAAGCAGGGCAGTGATGCCAAGCTTTATGGCTCGGCGATGGATGATAAAAACCGTGTGTTTATTGCCGTAACTGGAGTGCAACCTAACATCATCAGTGTATTTGATACCAATAGCAAAGGTTTTATCGCCAGCAAAGAAGTGCCCAGTGGCGCTGGTACGATTAGGTATATGTATTACCATCAACCGAGTGATACGGTATGGTTTGGTACAGACAATGACACTGTTGGTCAGGTGAAACTTAGTACCATCAAACAGCCTTAA